A stretch of Bordetella petrii DNA encodes these proteins:
- the recR gene encoding recombination mediator RecR: MDPQLPEPEPLVSLIEALRRLPGVGVRSARRMAYHLLQHDLQGADMLGRALAGAVHNLRHCARCNSFTEDEVCATCANPKRDPSLLCIVETPADQNMIEASHGYRGLYYVLMGRVAPLEGIGPRELDFQRLLERASDGVVQEVILATNFTAEGETTAHFLGEVLAGKGLKVTRLARGVPAGGELEYVDAGTIAWALMERKSA, encoded by the coding sequence ATGGACCCCCAACTGCCCGAACCCGAACCGCTCGTCTCGCTGATCGAGGCGCTGCGCCGCCTGCCCGGGGTGGGCGTACGTTCGGCCCGGCGCATGGCCTACCACCTGCTGCAGCACGACCTGCAGGGGGCCGACATGCTGGGCCGCGCGCTGGCGGGCGCCGTGCACAACCTGCGCCATTGCGCGCGCTGCAACAGCTTCACCGAAGACGAAGTCTGCGCCACCTGCGCCAATCCCAAGCGCGATCCGTCGCTGCTGTGCATCGTCGAAACGCCGGCCGACCAGAACATGATCGAGGCCAGCCACGGCTACCGCGGCCTGTACTATGTGCTGATGGGCCGGGTGGCCCCGCTCGAGGGCATCGGCCCGCGCGAGCTCGACTTCCAGCGCCTGCTCGAGCGCGCCTCCGACGGCGTGGTGCAGGAAGTGATCCTGGCCACCAACTTTACGGCCGAGGGCGAGACCACCGCGCACTTCCTGGGCGAAGTCCTGGCGGGCAAGGGCCTGAAGGTCACGCGCCTGGCGCGCGGCGTGCCGGCCGGTGGCGAGCTCGAATACGTCGATGCCGGCACCATCGCCTGGGCCCTGATGGAACGCAAGTCCGCCTAG
- a CDS encoding ABC transporter substrate-binding protein, whose product MSVTRRELLKLAGAAGAMGMAPAIVRAQKLEKKSVQIAVGGKALIYYLPLTIAEVKGFFKDEGLDVSIADFAGGSKALQAVVGGSADVVSGAFEHTLHMQSKGQFYRAFVLQGRAPMIGVGVSKKNMPGYKSPADLKGKKIGVTAPGSSTNMVVSFFLAKHGLKDSDVSFIGVGAGAGAVTALRSGQIDAISNTDPVVSMLAMPGDIDIIVDTRTLKDTREIFGGNMPAGSLYAPQAFLDANPNTAQALTNAIVRADKWIQKAGAEEIAKAVPTQYLLGDPAVYKAAIAKSMEGLSPDGVIPEDGAATAAKALAAYVKGFDAAKIDTSKVWTNEFTRRANQKYPNG is encoded by the coding sequence ATGTCAGTCACTCGTCGTGAGTTGCTCAAGCTGGCCGGCGCCGCCGGCGCGATGGGCATGGCGCCCGCCATCGTGCGGGCCCAGAAGCTGGAAAAGAAAAGCGTGCAGATCGCCGTGGGCGGCAAGGCCCTCATCTACTACCTGCCGCTGACCATCGCCGAGGTCAAGGGCTTCTTCAAGGATGAAGGGCTGGACGTCAGCATTGCCGACTTCGCCGGCGGCTCCAAGGCCCTGCAGGCCGTGGTGGGCGGCAGCGCCGACGTGGTCTCGGGCGCCTTCGAGCACACCCTGCACATGCAGTCCAAGGGCCAGTTCTACCGCGCCTTCGTGCTGCAGGGCCGCGCGCCCATGATCGGCGTGGGCGTCTCGAAGAAGAACATGCCCGGCTACAAGAGCCCGGCCGACCTGAAAGGCAAGAAAATCGGCGTTACCGCGCCGGGCTCGTCCACCAACATGGTGGTCAGCTTCTTCCTGGCCAAGCACGGCCTGAAAGACAGCGACGTGTCCTTCATCGGCGTGGGCGCCGGCGCCGGCGCGGTCACCGCGCTGCGCAGCGGCCAGATCGACGCCATTTCCAACACCGACCCGGTGGTCTCGATGCTGGCCATGCCGGGCGACATCGACATCATCGTCGACACCCGCACCCTGAAAGACACCCGGGAAATCTTCGGCGGCAACATGCCGGCCGGCAGCCTGTACGCGCCCCAGGCCTTCCTGGACGCCAATCCCAACACGGCGCAGGCGCTCACCAACGCCATCGTGCGCGCCGACAAATGGATCCAGAAGGCCGGCGCCGAAGAAATCGCCAAGGCGGTGCCCACCCAGTACCTGCTGGGCGACCCGGCCGTCTACAAGGCCGCCATCGCCAAGAGCATGGAAGGTCTGTCGCCCGACGGCGTCATCCCCGAAGACGGCGCGGCCACCGCCGCCAAGGCGCTGGCCGCCTACGTCAAGGGTTTCGACGCTGCCAAGATCGACACCTCCAAGGTCTGGACCAACGAGTTCACCCGCCGTGCCAACCAGAAATATCCCAATGGCTGA
- a CDS encoding CaiB/BaiF CoA transferase family protein, whose product MSALKGVKVLELGTLIAGPFAARMLGEFGADVIKVETPHGPDGSGGGDPIRSWRYLHEGNSLWWTVQARNKQSIALNLKDPRGREIARRLALDADIIIENYRPGVLEKWDLGYEQLRAANPALIMVRLSGYGQTGPMRDAPGFGAIAESMGGLRYVSGHPDRPPVRVGISVGDSIAALHAVIGAMMALRHRDATGGRWNGKAGADCVAGQGQMVDVALYESVFNLMESLVPEYDVAGVVRERTGGALPGIVPSNTYTTRDGQNVVIAGNGDAIFNRLMRAIGRDDLAQDPQLARNDGRARRADEIDGAIQRWCDTRTIDQALEALRRADVPVGKIYSVADMFADPQFIARGMIEQHRFPDGAPVKLPAVVPRLSETPGGTRWLGPRLGEHTEEVLKTLGYDAAAIAELAEAGAIGVPPPAA is encoded by the coding sequence ATGTCCGCGCTCAAGGGCGTCAAAGTCCTGGAACTGGGCACGCTGATCGCCGGGCCGTTCGCCGCCCGCATGCTGGGCGAGTTCGGCGCCGATGTCATCAAGGTCGAAACCCCGCACGGCCCCGACGGCTCGGGCGGGGGCGACCCCATCCGCAGCTGGCGCTACCTGCATGAAGGCAATTCGCTGTGGTGGACGGTGCAGGCCCGCAACAAGCAGTCCATCGCGCTCAACCTGAAAGACCCGCGCGGACGCGAGATCGCGCGCCGCCTGGCGCTGGACGCCGACATCATCATCGAGAACTACCGTCCCGGCGTGCTCGAAAAATGGGACCTGGGCTACGAACAGCTGCGCGCCGCCAACCCGGCGCTGATCATGGTGCGCCTGTCCGGCTATGGGCAGACCGGGCCCATGCGCGACGCGCCCGGGTTCGGCGCCATCGCCGAGTCCATGGGCGGGCTGCGCTACGTTTCCGGCCACCCCGACCGGCCGCCGGTGCGCGTGGGCATTTCGGTGGGCGACTCGATCGCGGCGCTGCACGCGGTCATCGGCGCCATGATGGCGCTGCGCCACCGCGATGCCACCGGCGGGCGCTGGAACGGCAAGGCCGGCGCCGACTGCGTGGCCGGGCAGGGCCAGATGGTCGACGTGGCCCTGTACGAATCGGTGTTCAACCTGATGGAAAGCCTGGTGCCCGAATACGACGTGGCCGGCGTGGTGCGCGAACGCACCGGCGGCGCGCTGCCGGGCATCGTGCCGTCCAACACCTACACCACCCGCGACGGCCAGAACGTGGTCATTGCCGGCAACGGCGACGCCATTTTCAACCGCCTGATGCGCGCCATCGGCCGCGACGATCTGGCCCAGGACCCGCAACTGGCCCGCAACGACGGGCGCGCCCGGCGGGCCGACGAAATCGACGGCGCCATCCAGCGCTGGTGCGACACGCGCACCATCGACCAGGCCCTGGAGGCCCTGCGCCGCGCCGACGTGCCGGTGGGCAAGATCTACAGCGTGGCCGACATGTTCGCCGACCCGCAGTTCATCGCGCGCGGCATGATCGAGCAGCATCGCTTCCCCGACGGCGCCCCGGTCAAGCTGCCGGCCGTGGTGCCGCGCCTGTCCGAAACACCCGGAGGCACCCGCTGGCTGGGCCCGCGCCTAGGGGAACATACCGAAGAAGTCCTGAAAACGCTGGGGTATGATGCTGCGGCGATCGCAGAACTGGCCGAGGCCGGCGCAATCGGCGTCCCGCCGCCCGCCGCCTGA
- a CDS encoding DNA polymerase III subunit gamma/tau — protein sequence MTYLVLARKWRPRSFDTLVGQDHVVRALTHALDSQRLHHAWLFTGTRGVGKTTLSRILAKSLNCETGITSKPCGQCRACTEIDAGRFVDYLELDAASNRGVEEMTQLLEQAVYAPGAGRYKVYMIDEVHMLTGHAFNAMLKTLEEPPPHVKFILATTDPQKIPVTVLSRCLQFNLKQMPPDAIVGHLQAVLGDESVACELPALRLIAQAAGGSMRDALSLTDQAIAYSAGNLTEEAVRGMLGTIDQRHLVRLLDALPAGDATGVLAVADELSTRGLSYAGALADLAVLLSRVAIEQRVPGATPADDPLAADISRLAGVLHPDAVQLFYSVAVHSRGELSLAPDEYAGFIMACLRMLALSGQAGPAAALQAPAAATPRPAEAAAAPVAAAAAPARPAAAPPAPAQPPRAAAAPAAAPAAPDVEPAAAPAAPARPAASPQPAAADTPPWEDPPAAPAAAEPAAAAPKAPPAAALAVTPPATLAKAPPPQADGEPPAWVDEDIPDEAQGGYLPAAEFTADPDDEFETLATEVSAAELAPAPRPQAAPRRARQAAPRLDNMSAAEWPGLAARLPVTGLAAELARQSEWAGVQGDAVVLRVAVKTLAESESRVRLQTVLCEHFGQGLRLEIEVGATGDATAHAVAQIERAARQQAAEDAVAADPFVQALRADFGGRVVPGSVRAVDPAA from the coding sequence ATGACTTATCTGGTACTGGCCCGCAAGTGGCGGCCGCGCTCGTTCGATACCCTGGTAGGCCAGGACCACGTGGTGCGCGCGCTGACACACGCGCTCGACTCCCAGCGCCTGCACCACGCCTGGCTCTTCACCGGCACGCGCGGCGTGGGCAAGACCACCCTGTCGCGCATCCTGGCCAAGTCGCTGAACTGCGAAACCGGCATCACTTCCAAGCCTTGCGGCCAATGCCGCGCCTGCACCGAGATCGACGCGGGCCGCTTTGTCGACTACCTGGAACTCGACGCCGCCTCGAACCGCGGCGTCGAAGAAATGACCCAGTTGCTCGAGCAGGCGGTGTACGCGCCCGGGGCGGGCCGCTACAAGGTCTACATGATCGACGAAGTCCACATGCTGACCGGGCACGCGTTCAACGCCATGCTCAAGACGCTCGAAGAGCCGCCGCCGCATGTGAAATTCATCCTGGCCACCACCGATCCGCAGAAAATCCCGGTCACGGTGCTGTCGCGCTGCCTGCAGTTCAACCTGAAGCAGATGCCGCCCGACGCCATCGTCGGCCATCTGCAGGCGGTGCTGGGCGACGAATCCGTGGCCTGCGAACTGCCGGCCCTGCGCCTGATCGCCCAGGCGGCCGGCGGGTCCATGCGCGACGCGCTGTCGCTCACCGACCAGGCCATTGCCTACAGCGCCGGCAACCTTACCGAAGAAGCCGTGCGCGGCATGCTGGGTACCATCGACCAGCGCCACCTGGTGCGCCTGCTCGACGCCCTGCCGGCCGGCGACGCCACCGGCGTGCTGGCCGTGGCCGACGAACTCTCCACGCGCGGGCTGTCGTACGCCGGCGCGCTGGCCGACCTGGCGGTGCTGCTGTCGCGCGTGGCCATCGAGCAGCGCGTGCCGGGCGCCACGCCGGCCGACGACCCGCTGGCCGCCGACATCTCACGCCTGGCCGGCGTGCTGCACCCCGACGCGGTGCAATTGTTCTATTCGGTGGCCGTGCACAGCCGCGGTGAGCTTTCCCTGGCGCCCGACGAATACGCCGGCTTCATCATGGCCTGCCTGCGCATGCTTGCGCTCAGCGGGCAAGCCGGCCCGGCCGCCGCACTGCAGGCCCCCGCGGCCGCCACGCCGCGGCCTGCCGAAGCCGCCGCCGCGCCCGTTGCCGCGGCCGCCGCCCCGGCCCGCCCGGCCGCCGCGCCGCCTGCCCCCGCGCAGCCTCCGCGCGCAGCGGCTGCACCCGCCGCCGCCCCTGCGGCGCCGGACGTCGAGCCTGCTGCTGCGCCCGCCGCGCCAGCCCGGCCCGCCGCATCGCCGCAGCCCGCGGCCGCCGATACGCCGCCCTGGGAAGATCCGCCCGCCGCGCCGGCCGCGGCCGAACCCGCGGCGGCTGCGCCCAAGGCGCCTCCGGCCGCCGCGCTGGCGGTCACGCCGCCCGCCACGCTGGCCAAGGCGCCGCCCCCTCAGGCCGACGGCGAGCCGCCGGCCTGGGTCGATGAAGACATTCCCGACGAAGCGCAGGGCGGCTACCTGCCCGCCGCCGAATTCACCGCCGACCCTGACGACGAATTCGAAACCCTGGCCACCGAAGTCTCCGCCGCCGAACTGGCGCCCGCGCCCCGTCCCCAGGCGGCGCCGCGCCGGGCCCGGCAGGCCGCGCCGCGCCTCGACAACATGTCGGCGGCCGAATGGCCGGGGCTGGCCGCGCGCCTGCCCGTCACCGGGCTGGCCGCCGAACTGGCGCGCCAGAGCGAATGGGCCGGCGTGCAGGGCGATGCCGTGGTGTTGCGGGTGGCCGTCAAAACCCTGGCCGAAAGCGAAAGCCGGGTGCGCCTGCAGACGGTACTGTGCGAACATTTCGGGCAGGGCCTGCGCCTGGAAATCGAAGTCGGCGCCACCGGCGACGCCACCGCGCACGCGGTGGCCCAGATCGAGCGCGCCGCGCGCCAGCAGGCCGCCGAAGACGCCGTGGCCGCCGATCCCTTCGTGCAGGCGCTGCGGGCCGATTTCGGCGGCCGGGTGGTGCCGGGCTCGGTGCGCGCCGTCGACCCCGCCGCGTAA
- a CDS encoding ABC transporter permease — protein MSKFIKPGSASLRFWQLLLLAAILVIWYVVSLDPKVAFFFGQPLEVWGRIWAWFITNGDIYRHLWVTLAETVLAFFIGTVSGLGFGLWLGLSSTASAILDPYIKAANSMPRVILAPIFGMWFGLGIWSKVALAVTLVFFIVFFNVYQGVREVSPTLLDNARMLGAGRRQLLRHVYLPSATSWVFSSLHTSVGLAFVGAVVGEYLGSASGVGYLILQAEGTFDVNTVFAGIVVLTAFALLLDYIVGLGEQRLMKWQPKSGETEKI, from the coding sequence ATGTCGAAATTCATCAAACCCGGTTCAGCCAGCCTGCGGTTCTGGCAGCTGCTGTTGCTGGCGGCCATCCTGGTCATCTGGTATGTCGTGTCGCTCGATCCCAAGGTCGCCTTCTTCTTCGGCCAGCCGCTCGAAGTGTGGGGCCGCATCTGGGCCTGGTTCATCACCAACGGCGACATCTACCGCCACTTGTGGGTGACCCTGGCCGAGACCGTGCTGGCGTTTTTCATCGGCACCGTGTCGGGGCTGGGCTTCGGCCTGTGGCTGGGCCTGTCCAGCACGGCCAGCGCCATTCTCGACCCCTACATCAAGGCGGCCAATTCCATGCCGCGCGTCATCCTGGCGCCCATTTTCGGCATGTGGTTCGGCCTGGGCATCTGGTCCAAGGTGGCGCTGGCGGTCACGCTGGTGTTCTTCATCGTGTTCTTCAACGTCTACCAGGGCGTGCGCGAAGTCAGCCCCACCTTGCTCGACAACGCCCGCATGCTGGGCGCGGGCCGGCGCCAGCTGCTGCGCCACGTGTACTTGCCTTCGGCCACCAGCTGGGTGTTCTCCAGCCTGCATACCTCGGTGGGCCTGGCCTTCGTGGGGGCCGTGGTGGGCGAATACCTGGGCTCGGCCAGCGGCGTCGGCTACCTGATCCTGCAGGCCGAAGGCACCTTCGACGTCAACACCGTGTTCGCCGGCATCGTGGTGCTGACCGCGTTCGCGCTGCTGCTCGACTACATCGTGGGCCTGGGCGAGCAGCGCCTGATGAAATGGCAGCCCAAATCGGGCGAAACCGAAAAAATCTGA
- a CDS encoding YbaB/EbfC family nucleoid-associated protein, with protein sequence MMKGQLAGLMRQAQQMQENMKKAQDALAEIIVDGESGGGLVKVSMSCRHDVKRVAIDPSLLTDDKDMLEDLVAAAFNDALRKAEATAQEKMAGVTAGMPIPPGMKLPF encoded by the coding sequence ATGATGAAAGGACAACTTGCCGGTCTGATGCGCCAGGCGCAGCAGATGCAGGAAAACATGAAAAAGGCCCAGGACGCCCTGGCCGAGATCATCGTCGACGGCGAGTCCGGCGGCGGCCTGGTCAAGGTTTCCATGTCCTGCCGCCACGACGTCAAGCGCGTGGCCATCGATCCCAGCCTGCTGACCGATGACAAAGACATGCTCGAAGACCTGGTGGCGGCGGCCTTCAACGACGCGCTGCGCAAGGCCGAAGCCACCGCCCAGGAAAAAATGGCCGGCGTCACGGCCGGCATGCCGATTCCGCCGGGCATGAAGCTGCCCTTCTGA
- a CDS encoding UvrD-helicase domain-containing protein: MTGSARQPSDHLARTRALDPAASFLVQAPAGSGKTELLTDRILALLATVSRPEEIVAITFTRKAASEMHARVLGKLRDGGGPMPDTEHGQRSWRLARAALERNDALGWKLLQHPARLSIRTIDSFCAGLVRGMPWLSELGGMPDIADDAQAHYDAAARATLALADDFEAVRILLAHLDVDTQAAAEAIAAMLGQRDQWLPLLARGSDREALQDALAEAIGEDLQALARAMPMGWDEALRWPARMAAAALDEDSPAHALAALRDWHAPLEPDAAWLDQWKAVRHLLLTAAGGLRSARGVTRKLGFPPKCDHKEPFTQWLDAADPKAAWIWMLEAVDKVPPAEFSEAQWRVLGAQLMTLKLAVAQLHLRFAETREVDFIEIAQRAAHALGSADDPGELLLKLDASIRHLLIDEFQDTSLTQIHLLATLTAGWQPGDGRTLFLVGDPMQSIYRFRKAEVGLFLQAAEQGVGEISPTFLQLTDNFRSQAGVVDWVNATFRGLLPARNDAAAGAIAYTDSAAFNPAMPGQAVRLHAAFSADGAGAADAAAEALTVQLVRQALDESDPASRHPVAILVRARGHLGQLVRRLAQAGIRCRAVDLVPLAQRHVVSDLVQLLRALSHPADRMAWLSVLRAPWCGLTLNSLHTLFGHDLATPVPVLLAEALRTPRPAPDAAAPGQSLSLWDAPAAQPCRAQALLPAAEYARLAHVGPILLDAANASGAMPLAAWLESLWRRLGGAGLYASPSAAEDAESLFVLVERLAPHGGLDPARLDAALARLYAAPEGGAGDGGVVEIMTMHKSKGLQFDTVILYGLHKSPRAERAPLVSFEQSGERVLFGPVKPRADKEADPVSRYLGLREKRRAAYETDRLLYVAATRARHRLHLVGNVAVDRATGQPKAPPAASLLGRLWEWLPADQKTPPPDWQDDTPADDETAGQLRGEPLRRLSDQAIETLHARRTAIGSPGFAVGAAMGQGAEHPAWQLDTAHDAAIGTLAHAWLARIGQDGLPAWPADTLRGYLPVMQKQLTRAGLPAAQAPEAAQAVLDTLLATLAHERGRWLLSQSAARREWPLIDAAGRVSVIDLALSTEDGWLIVDYKTARPRPGEPPAHFAARMRERHADQLARYCAQVTALDNRPARAALYFPRAELWIDL; this comes from the coding sequence ATGACCGGATCCGCCCGCCAGCCCTCCGACCACCTGGCGCGCACCCGCGCGCTGGACCCGGCCGCCTCGTTCCTGGTGCAGGCGCCGGCCGGTTCGGGCAAGACCGAGTTGCTGACCGACCGCATCCTGGCGCTGCTGGCCACGGTAAGCCGGCCCGAAGAAATCGTGGCCATTACCTTCACCCGCAAGGCCGCGTCGGAAATGCATGCGCGCGTGCTGGGCAAGCTGCGCGACGGCGGCGGCCCCATGCCCGATACCGAGCACGGCCAGCGCAGCTGGCGCCTGGCGCGCGCCGCCCTGGAACGCAACGACGCGCTGGGCTGGAAGCTGCTGCAGCATCCCGCGCGCCTGTCGATCCGCACCATCGACTCGTTCTGCGCGGGCCTGGTGCGCGGCATGCCGTGGCTGTCCGAGCTGGGCGGCATGCCCGACATCGCCGACGACGCGCAGGCCCATTACGATGCGGCGGCGCGCGCCACGCTGGCCCTGGCCGACGATTTCGAGGCGGTGCGCATCCTGCTGGCGCACCTGGATGTCGATACCCAGGCGGCCGCCGAAGCCATTGCCGCCATGCTGGGGCAGCGCGACCAGTGGCTGCCGCTGCTGGCGCGCGGCAGCGACCGCGAGGCCCTGCAGGACGCCCTGGCCGAGGCCATCGGCGAAGACCTGCAGGCGCTGGCGCGCGCCATGCCGATGGGCTGGGACGAAGCCCTGCGCTGGCCGGCGCGCATGGCGGCGGCCGCGCTCGACGAAGACAGCCCGGCCCATGCGCTGGCCGCGCTGCGCGACTGGCACGCGCCGCTCGAACCCGACGCGGCCTGGCTCGATCAGTGGAAGGCCGTGCGCCATCTGCTGCTGACGGCGGCGGGCGGGCTGCGCAGCGCGCGCGGCGTCACCAGGAAGCTGGGTTTCCCGCCCAAGTGCGATCACAAAGAGCCCTTCACCCAGTGGCTGGACGCGGCCGACCCCAAAGCGGCCTGGATCTGGATGCTGGAGGCTGTCGACAAGGTGCCGCCGGCCGAGTTCAGCGAGGCGCAGTGGCGCGTGCTGGGCGCGCAGCTGATGACGCTGAAACTGGCGGTGGCCCAGCTGCACCTGCGTTTCGCCGAAACGCGCGAAGTGGATTTCATCGAGATCGCGCAGCGCGCCGCGCATGCCCTGGGCAGCGCCGACGATCCCGGCGAGCTGCTGCTCAAGCTCGACGCCTCGATCCGCCATTTGCTGATCGACGAATTCCAGGACACCAGCCTCACCCAGATCCACCTGCTGGCCACACTGACCGCCGGCTGGCAGCCGGGAGATGGCCGCACGCTGTTCCTGGTGGGCGACCCCATGCAGTCCATCTACCGGTTCCGCAAGGCCGAGGTGGGGCTGTTCCTGCAGGCCGCCGAACAGGGCGTGGGCGAAATCTCGCCCACCTTCCTGCAGCTTACCGACAATTTCCGTTCGCAGGCCGGCGTGGTGGACTGGGTGAACGCCACCTTCCGCGGCCTGCTGCCGGCGCGCAACGATGCGGCCGCCGGCGCCATCGCCTATACCGATTCAGCAGCGTTCAACCCGGCCATGCCGGGCCAGGCCGTGCGCCTGCACGCCGCTTTCAGCGCCGACGGCGCCGGCGCGGCCGATGCCGCGGCCGAGGCGCTGACGGTGCAATTGGTGCGCCAGGCGCTGGACGAAAGCGACCCCGCCAGCCGTCATCCGGTGGCCATCCTGGTGCGCGCGCGCGGCCACCTGGGCCAGCTGGTGCGCCGGCTGGCCCAGGCGGGCATCCGCTGCCGCGCGGTCGACCTGGTGCCGCTGGCGCAGCGCCACGTGGTGTCCGACTTGGTGCAGCTGTTGCGCGCGCTGTCGCATCCGGCCGACCGCATGGCCTGGCTGTCGGTGCTGCGCGCGCCCTGGTGCGGGCTGACGCTGAATTCCCTGCACACGCTGTTCGGCCACGACCTGGCGACCCCGGTGCCGGTGCTGCTGGCCGAGGCGCTGCGCACGCCGCGCCCGGCGCCCGATGCGGCCGCGCCCGGGCAGAGCCTGTCGCTGTGGGATGCGCCCGCCGCGCAGCCCTGCCGCGCGCAAGCCCTGCTGCCGGCGGCCGAGTACGCGCGCCTGGCCCACGTGGGCCCGATCTTGCTGGATGCGGCCAATGCCAGCGGCGCCATGCCGCTGGCGGCCTGGCTGGAATCGCTGTGGCGCAGGCTGGGCGGGGCGGGCCTGTACGCCAGCCCCAGCGCCGCCGAAGACGCCGAAAGCCTGTTCGTGCTGGTCGAGCGCCTGGCGCCGCACGGCGGCCTCGATCCGGCGCGGCTCGATGCCGCCCTGGCGCGCCTGTATGCCGCGCCCGAAGGCGGCGCCGGCGACGGCGGGGTGGTCGAGATCATGACCATGCACAAGTCCAAGGGCCTGCAGTTCGATACTGTCATTCTGTACGGCCTGCACAAGTCGCCGCGCGCCGAGCGCGCGCCGCTGGTCAGTTTCGAGCAAAGCGGCGAGCGCGTGCTGTTCGGGCCGGTGAAGCCGCGCGCCGACAAAGAGGCCGACCCGGTGTCGCGCTACCTGGGCCTGCGCGAAAAGCGGCGCGCCGCCTATGAAACCGACCGCCTGCTGTACGTGGCCGCCACGCGCGCGCGCCATCGCCTGCACCTGGTGGGCAACGTCGCCGTCGATCGCGCCACCGGCCAGCCCAAGGCGCCGCCCGCGGCCAGCCTGCTGGGACGCCTGTGGGAATGGCTGCCGGCCGACCAGAAAACCCCGCCGCCCGACTGGCAGGACGACACGCCCGCCGACGACGAAACGGCCGGCCAGCTGCGCGGCGAACCGCTGCGGCGATTGTCCGACCAGGCTATCGAAACCCTGCATGCCCGGCGCACCGCCATCGGCAGTCCCGGCTTTGCCGTGGGGGCGGCCATGGGGCAGGGCGCCGAACATCCCGCCTGGCAGCTGGACACCGCGCACGACGCCGCCATCGGCACGCTGGCGCACGCCTGGCTGGCCCGCATCGGCCAGGACGGCCTGCCCGCCTGGCCGGCCGACACGCTGCGCGGCTATCTGCCCGTGATGCAAAAACAGCTGACCCGCGCCGGCCTGCCGGCCGCGCAGGCCCCGGAAGCCGCGCAGGCCGTGCTCGACACGCTGCTGGCCACCCTGGCGCACGAACGCGGCCGCTGGCTGCTGTCGCAGTCGGCCGCCCGGCGCGAATGGCCGCTGATCGACGCCGCCGGCCGCGTGTCGGTCATCGACCTGGCGCTCAGCACCGAAGACGGCTGGCTGATCGTCGACTACAAGACCGCGCGCCCGCGCCCCGGCGAGCCGCCCGCCCATTTCGCCGCCCGCATGCGCGAACGCCACGCCGACCAGCTGGCCCGCTACTGCGCCCAGGTCACCGCGCTGGACAACCGCCCGGCCCGCGCCGCGCTGTACTTCCCGCGCGCCGAACTCTGGATCGACCTCTAG
- a CDS encoding ABC transporter ATP-binding protein produces MAEAALSLDSITCTFVSRDGGGKRYTAVQDTSLAIAPGEFVSVVGPTGCGKSTLLNVGAGLLAPSSGQVKVFGQPLSGINTRAGYMFQGEALLPWRSALENVIAGLEFAGVARPEALARGREWLRRVGLGGFEERYPHQMSGGMRKRAMLAQTLIRDPDIILMDEPFSALDIQTRQLMENEVLELWMAKRKAVLFITHDLDEAIAMSDRVVVLSAGPGTHPIGEFAIDLPRPRDVAEVRTHPRFVELHAAIWGVLREEVLKGYAQQKTAS; encoded by the coding sequence ATGGCTGAAGCAGCACTTTCGCTCGATAGCATTACCTGCACTTTCGTGTCCCGCGACGGCGGGGGCAAGCGCTACACCGCCGTCCAGGACACCAGCCTGGCCATCGCGCCGGGCGAATTCGTTTCGGTGGTCGGTCCCACGGGCTGCGGCAAATCCACGCTGCTGAACGTGGGCGCCGGCCTGCTGGCGCCGTCGTCGGGGCAGGTAAAGGTGTTCGGCCAGCCGCTGTCGGGCATCAACACCCGGGCCGGCTACATGTTCCAGGGTGAAGCGCTGCTGCCGTGGCGCAGCGCCCTGGAAAACGTCATCGCCGGCCTGGAGTTCGCCGGCGTGGCGCGCCCCGAGGCGCTCGCGCGCGGCCGCGAATGGCTGCGCCGCGTGGGCCTGGGCGGTTTCGAAGAACGCTATCCGCACCAGATGTCGGGCGGCATGCGCAAGCGCGCCATGCTGGCGCAGACGCTCATCCGCGACCCCGACATCATCCTGATGGACGAGCCGTTCTCGGCGCTGGACATCCAGACGCGCCAGCTGATGGAAAACGAAGTGCTCGAACTCTGGATGGCCAAGCGCAAGGCCGTGCTGTTCATCACGCACGACCTGGACGAAGCCATTGCCATGAGCGACCGGGTGGTGGTGCTGTCGGCCGGCCCGGGCACCCACCCCATCGGCGAGTTCGCCATCGACCTGCCGCGCCCGCGCGACGTCGCCGAAGTGCGCACCCATCCGCGCTTCGTCGAATTGCACGCGGCCATCTGGGGCGTGCTGCGCGAAGAAGTGCTCAAGGGCTATGCCCAGCAAAAAACAGCCTCCTGA